GATTCACCAGTCATTGTAGAGCAGCCTAGAGAGGATTATCCGGCGCCTGAAACCCAAGATAATACAGGAAACGAAGAAGAGAAAGTAATTACTGCAGTTCCTGTCAAAGTTTCAAATTATAAGGATACCGAGGACACAGGTTCCATGACAGCGCCGAAGGTTTCGGAAGAGGCTGCAAATAAGCAGGAAAATATAGTTAAGAGCACTCCCACTAATAGTGAGGAAAAGGCTAAAATTGCAGATACTTCCATTCATGAACAAAGACCCTTTTGGAGCGTGCAAGTGGGTGCATTTACTGTGAGGGATTCTGCCGACAAGCTTGCAGCAGAATTACAAAAATCAGGTTATGATGTCTTTGTCGTTTCTGCAGAAGTAGGAGGCAAGAAATATTACAGGGTAAGAGTTAAAGCAGGTAAGACAAAGCAGGAAGCTCAAAAGATTGCAGGAAAGCTTTCTTCTGAAGGATATCCGACTTTCATAGCCTATGAAAAGTGATGTGAGGGATTTGTTTAAATGAGCGGTTTTGTTAAAGAAGTTCTACCAAGGGAGGAAGCACTAAATTTCGTTAGTGAAATTTTAAGTTTCCCTTGGGATGTCAATACCTATAAATTGGACCTTCTCTCGGCAGTAGGCAAAAGGTTGGCTGAAGATATATATGCAAACGAGGATTATCCACCTTTCTCCAGGAGCACGAGGGACGGATATGCTGTAAGAGCAGAAGATACGTTGGGATCGTCTCAGGGGTATCCGTCCTTTTTGACGGTGGTGGGAGAGATACCCATGGGGGCGGTGCCAAATATAAAAGTCAGCGAAGGAGAAGCTGCTCTTGTGTACACTGGTGGAGCCATACCTGAGGGAGCAGATGCTGTAGTAATGGTCGAACATACTTCAGTGTTGCAGAATACCCTGGAGGTAAGGAAGTCGGTTCAACGTGGGGAAAATATCATATGCAAAGGAGAGGATGTGGCAAAAGGAAAACTTTTGCTAAAGAAAAACTCCATCTTTGACTTCAGGAGTGCCAGTCTCCTGTCAGGGCTTGGTATAAGCAAAATCAACATCTTAGATCTTTCTGTGGGAGTAGTAAGCACGGGGGATGAGGTTGTACCCGAGGATACCCCTTTTGTTGAGCCAGGTAAAATAAGAGACAGTAATTCCACCATGATAGGAGCGTTGCTCAAGAGAGAGGGCTATCAGGTTCGAAAGTATGGTATTGCATTAGATGATTTAGAAGATCTAATGAAGTTGACAAATAAAGCTATGGATGAGAACGACGTGGTGATTTTAAGTGGGGGTTCCTCTGTCAGCTCAAGGGATTTTACGATAGATGTAATGAACAATATAGGCGAGCCGGGGTTGGTCCTTAGAGGCCTTAACATTTCGCCTGGCAAACCTACATTAGTAGGTGGCAACAAAAACAACCGTAAACTTCTAATAGGGTTGCCTGGTCATCCTTTATCGTGCTCTGTAGTTATGCTGACTTTTGTTTTGTCTTTGCTCGCTTCCATGATAGGAGCAGAAAAAGACACCTTGTGGCAGAAAAAAATTTTTATACCAGCAGGTAAAGATATATACGGTAGAAGTGGAGTTGAAGAATTTATCCCAGCTGTGTTGAACGGGGAGACAGTGTACCCCTCCATGGCTAAATCTGGTTTTATATCTGCCTTGAGGAGCGCAGATGGCTTAGTTAGACTCCCCGAGAATCGGGAGACTGTGAGGAAAGGTGAACCAGTGGAGGTGTGGCTTTGGTAGCAAAATACAAAGAACACATTAGTCTCAAAGAGGTTGCTTCTATATTGAAGGAAAACCTTACGCCGTTAAGCAAGAGGGTGAGACTTTCGACCACTGACACTAACTCGTCTTTGGTAGGAAAAGTCTTGATGGAGGATGTATATGCAGAGCGCAATATTCCTCATTATCCAGCCTCTGCTGTGGATGGTTACGCCATATGTTCAAGCGACACAAGCTATGCAAACCCAGCAAGTCCGGTCGAAATACCAGAAGGCAAGTTTTTATGGGTTAACACTGGAGCTTTTGTTCCAGAGCGCTTTGATGCCGTGGTTATGGTTGAAGATACATCGGTGGAAGGTGACTCCTTGTACGTTTTCAATGCTGTATCTAAAGGGGCCAATATACGTCCGATAGGTGAGGATGTTTCAAAGGGCAGGATTATAGGACGCAAGGGAGAATTATTGACTCCCTTTCATAAAGCCCTCTTTGCTGCGGCAGGGGTTGAAGAGGTGGAAGTAAGGGCACCTATCAAGACTTGCTTCATACCTACAGGTAACGAAATAGTCGATATAAGAGAAACTAATACAAAGCAACTTGCCCCTGGCAAGGTTCCGGAGACCAACTCATTGCTCTTGTCTGAGTTGTTTCAAACTTGGGGATTTCACCTTGATGTCCTGCCATTGATCCCGGATGATCCTGAGCTACTGAAAGGTTCCATAAAACAAGCCGTTGAGGAGTACGATCTGGTTCTTGTAGGAGCTGGCACTGCCAAGGGGAAAAGAGATTACAGTGCGGAAGTTCTCGCTGAACAGGGCAAGATGTTGTTCCGATGGTTGAGAATGAAGCCAGGAAGACCAGTTATGATGGCAGTTGTAAAAGACAAGCCGGTAATTGCACTGCCTGGTTTTCCTGTTTCCACGTTAGTAGCTTCATGGACGGTCGTTTTCCCAACGCTTCAGATTTTGAAGAGGGGCGACATCAGCGAAAGCTATTTGTCAGAGGCTGTAAAAACAGCTAAACAGGTTAAAACAGAGCTAGCGGAGCACTATTCTACTAGGCAGGGAATTTCAGAGTGGCTGAGAGTACAGTGCGGAGAAGTGAACGGGAAAACATACAGCTGGGTTACCTCATCGGGAGCGAGCTCGATGATGCCTTTGACGGAGGCAGACGGATTTTCCTTGGTGGGGGAAGAGGTTTTAGAGCTTCCTAAAGGCAGCAGTATAGAGGTTTGGGTGGTCAAAGAAAATGATTGGATTAATAGAGCTGTTTACCAGGGATCCAATGATCCAGGGATAGAACATTTAGTTGGTTACGTTAGAGATAGAGGTGGAGACTTGATAATTAGATCGGTGGGCAGCTTAGGGGGAGTTACTGCACTTGCCAGGGGAGAGTGCCATATGGCAGCTTGCCATTTGCTTGACCCCAAGACCGGGGAATATAACACTTCATACATTAAAAGGTTCGATATAAATGACGAATGGGACCGGATTTTGTTGTACAGAAGACTTCAGGGTCTCATCGTTAAAAAAGGTAATCCAAAACGTATAGTCGATGTAGCAGATTTGACCAGAGAGGACGTCGTCGTAGTTAATAGGCAGCCAGGCTCCGGGACGAGAGTGCTATTAGATTATTTGCTTAGTCAAACAGAGATCGACCCCAAACAGATAAGAGGTTATGACAATATAGCTGTTACTCATTTCGATGCTGCCTCAAAGGTAGCTTATGGAAATGCTGATGTCGTTGTGGGTATCAAAGCAGTTGCAGATGCACTGGATTTAGATTTTATACCGTTAGTAGAGGAACCTTTTGAGGTCATTATCCCTAGGGCCTTTCTAGATCATCCTGGAGTAAAAGCTTTTCGGGACGCAATAACAGATAAGGTTTGGAAAGAAACCATAATAAAGCTCGGAGGATATAAACTGGAACAATGAATGATTCTTACGGCAGAGAGTTAAACTATTTGAGGGTTTCGGTGACCGATCGATGTAATTTTAGATGTTTATATTGTATGCCTGAAGAAGGGGTGCATTTTATACCTCATGAGAACATAGTGACTTATGAGGATATAGACTTCCTTTTAGGCGTCTTAATTCCAATGGGGATAAGAAAGGTCCGATTTACCGGGGGGGAACCTCTTGTGAGGAGAGGTTTCTTGGGTTTTCTGAAGGATTTGAAACGAAACAGACCTCAACTTAAGATAGCCCTTACCACCAATGGATCTTTAGTGAGATTATTTGCGGAAGAGCTTGGTGCTGTGGGACTATCGGGGCTAAACGTTAGCCTGGACACCATTGATAAAGAGAAGTTTAAAACTGTGACTAGGACCGATGAATTCGAAAATGTTATGGAGGGTATAGATATAATAGGTAAAAAGCTCAACATTCCTCTAAAGATAAATACGGTGGCTATAAAAGGTTTTAATGATGACGAAATAGAGAATTTGATTGATTTTGCGAGAGAGAAAAATGCAGTTATACGATTCATAGAATTTATGCCTTTGGATTGTAGCGTTTGGTCCAAAGATAATTTCCTCTCAGCAGACGACATATTGGCTTGTCTACCAGGTGGAGCAGGAACTTGGGAAAAGGAAGATGTGTCTGCAAGTCATGGCACGGATGGCCCAGCTGTTTATTACAGGAACGTACACACTAACCAGCGAGTAGGTATCATAGCAGCTGTTTCTAGCCATTTTTGTGACAAATGTAATAGGCTCAGGGTAACTGCAAATGGGGAGTTGAGGACCTGCCTGTTTGCAGAAAAGGGGCAGGATATATTGCCTTTACTGCGAGCCAGAAACGAAGAGGCATTGAGGGAAGCTGTAATCTCTTCTGTTCGCATGAAACCGAAGGGATGGCAGTTTTTGCCCGAGACACAGAAGCACATGTGGCAAATAGGAGGTTAAACAAAAAACATGGGGAAAAATGGGTTAACTCATTTAGATTCAAACGATAGGCCACAAATGGTGGACGTGAGCAAGAAAGAAGAAACTCTTAGAGAAGCCGTAGCAGAAGGGAGAGTCGTGCTTCCTCAGCGGATTTTAGAAGTAATAAGAGAGGGCAAGACCAAAAAGGGTAACGTGTTATTGATAGCAGAAACAGCGGGGATAATGGCTTGTAAGAAGACCCCTGAACTAATCCCCTTATGCCACTCCATAAGATTGGATAGTGCTTCCGTAACTTGTGATCTTGACGAATCCAATTCTTGTGTAGTTGTTCGATGCAAGGTGGTAGCAAAAGAGGTAACAGGGGTAGAGATGGAAGCCCTGACAGGGGTTTCCGTCGCAGCTTTGACAATATACGATATGTGCAAAGGCATAGATAAAGGTATGCGAATAGAGGGTATACGCCTTTTGAAAAAAAGTGGTGGCAAGTCCGGTATATATTGTGTGGAGGGAACAGAATGAAAAAGAAGATTTTAGGTCTATCCTTTTCCAGTGATAAATCTTCGTTACCTATGGTCTTGATTCACACTCAAAAGAGCGGAGGGACCTTAGTAAATGGGAAAAAGGCTAAAATAGTAGTCGCACCGCCACAGCACAAGTTGCATGAAGCTTGCAAGGAGAACTCTTTAGTAATAAAGTTGCCCGATAACGTTTTTCCACTGAGGGAGAATGATTTTATCTCGTTTAATAAAGGCGGAGTGCTGTTGAGAGTTTCTGAGGGCAATGGAACATGCTGTGTTTGTGAAGTAGCCAAAGAAGGCTTTTTGCTTGTTTCAGAGTCGTTCGAGAAGTGGGAGCCAGTTAATGTTGCTGTTCTTACTGTGAGCGACAAAGGGAGTCGAGGCGAGAGAGAAGATACCTCTGGCCCTGCCCTTGGAGAGGCCGTGGTGGATATAGGGGGAATACTCCAAGATAGAGCAATCGTTCCTGACGAACCGAAAGATATATTGAAAGTTTTGCGTTCTTGGATAAGTCGTGGATATGAATTGATTTTGATTACCGGTGGAACAGGTCTGTCTCCTCGGGATGTAACCCCCGAGAGTCTTGCAGATCTGGAGGGAAAAGATGTACCTGGGATAGGGGAGTACATGAGATGGAGGACTTCCTACTATACTCTTAGATCGATACTTTCCAGGTGCATGGCGAAGGTTGTTGAAAGAAGCTTGATTATTGCCTTGCCGGGAAGCAGGAAAGCCGCCTTGGAATGTTTTTTTGCAGTGTCACCAGTAATAAGACATGCCATAGAGATCGTAACTGGCAAGGCTACAGAGTGCGCACATAATCATAAGTAGTATTAAGAAGTAAAGGGAGATTGAAAAAAGGAGCATGCATACAAAGAAAGTCCAAAAGTGTATTATTATTACCGGAATGTCAGGGGGAGGCAAATCTACCGTCCTTCACCTGCTAGAGGATAATGGGATGTACGCCATTGATAATATCCCTCCTAGTTTATTGCCTCAGCTAATGATGGTACTGTCCAAACACGAAGCCGCCATTAAAAACGGAGTTGTAGCTGTGATAGACATAAGAGGAGACAACCTCTTAGGGGACTTGTTTCACGCTATAGAATTTTTGAGAAAAGAGGGAACGGATGTCACGCTTCTTTTTCTTGAAGCTTCTGACGAGGTCCTTTTGAGAAGATATGAGATGACAAGGAGAAAACATCCTTTAGGGGAGAACAGTTCGATTCTAGATGCAATAAGGAGAGAACGCAAAAAAATAACTCCCATATTAGAAAATGCGGATGTCATATTAGATACCTCGAACCTAAAGCTTACTGAATTGAAAGAGAAGCTATTCGAGTGTTTATCCATTGAAAAGGAACCCTTTAAAATTCTGCTGTATTCCTTTGGATTTAAATACGGAGTTCCTTTGGATTGTGATTTCCTTTTTGATGTTCGTTTTCTCCCAAACCCTTATTACGATGAATATCTCAGACCCCTTTCTGGTAAAGATGAGAGAGTGAAATCCTTTCTTATAGCGTTTAAGGAAGTAGAAGAATTTTTAGAATACATGATTTCAATGTTGGAGTATGTATTGCCTTTGTATAGAAACACATGTAAACAACAAATAAATATGGCTGTAGGATGCACAGGGGGACGCCACCGCTCGGTAGCGGTTGTGGATTGGCTTTTTGAGCACTTCAGCAAAAGCTACGAAGGTATAATGGTGCATCATAGAGATATTGAAAAAGAGCAGGAGAGTTGGGGATGAACTGGTGGACTGCGTTTACTCTTGGGCTTTTGGCTGGTGGAGTCTTAACGTTTATTTTTTTCCTCGTGTTCAGGGAAGAACAACAAGAAGAACATAAAAAATCTACTTCACCCATGGCGCGATCAAGGGAACGCTCCATAATGAGCAAAGCCATAAATTTGAGGCTTGCCCAAGGACCACGTATCGTAGCGATAGGAGGGGGAACAGGACTTTCTACGTTGTTAAGCGGTCTTAAGGCATACACCAAAAATATCACAGCCGTTGTTACTGTTACCGATGAAGGTGGTAGCTCAGGAAGACTAAGATACGAGTGGGGCATGCTACCGCCAGGAGATATAAGGAACTGCTTGGTAGCCCTCGCGGAGAACCATGACTCTATTCATAAAATTCTTAATTTTCGTTTTGATCGAGGAGATCTAGCGGGTCACAGCCTGGGAAATCTCATCTTGCTGGCTGTTACAGAGATGACCGGAGATTTTCGTCTGGCTGTAGAAGAACTTAATAATTTGTTGGCTATGAGGGGACAAGTTCTTCCTGTTACAACTGAAGCCGTATCTATAGTGGGACAAACGGAAGAAGGGGAAATTCTTCGGGGAGAGTTGGAGATAGCTAAAAAAGGATCCCGATTAAAGTCCATATGGATAGAACCTAGAGGGGCAAAGGCTGCAAAGGGAGTGTTAGAAGCAATAGACAACGCAGATTTGGTGGTGTTAGGTCCTGGGAGCTTATTTACAAGTGTGCTTCCCAATATCCTCATAGATGATGTGGCACTGAAATTGCGATCGGAGGAGACAGCACCTAAAGTGTATGTAGCGAATTTGATGACCCAGCCTGGCGAAACTGAAGACCTTAGCATATTAGATCATTTGAAATGGGTGGAGAAAACTTTAGGCATTTTACCTGAATATATAGTCGTTAATGAAGGAGAAATGCCCAAAAATCACCTAGAGAGGTACAAGAAGCAGGGCTCAAAGCCTCTTTACATGGACAGATTTCAACTAAACCAAATTAGGCGTATGGGGACTAAAGTCATCATGGGAGATTTTGTTCATGTGTCTGAAGAAGGAACGATAAGACATCATCCTCAGAAGTTGGCTGAGACTATCATAAAAGTAGCACGAGAGATACGAGAGGGGTAAACATGGAAAAAATAAAGGATATTTTGTGGGATGAATGGATTCAGAGACCCACTACACGGGAGGATGCTACGGAAGAAATAAAAGGAATAGTTTCCGGGATGACCTGCAAGCCCGATGGGCGGAATGTAATATGTCAAAGTGGCAGATTGTGGGTCTTTGGAAGATTGAGAAAAATATGGAATTTATCCGATTGGGCTAAAGTGGTGGATCTTTCTTCGATATTAGTAATACCTAGGGATTTTAAAGGGAAAGTGTTGTTAAGGTTTCCTCCTGTTTTGTTCAAAAAAATTACAGGATTAGGAGATTCAAATCCAACGTGGTCGTGGATAAGTGGTTTTTTGGGAGTATGTGCATCCTTTTATCTTCCCAGAACGGGATATTATTTGGTTTTTAGGGGGCATCAGGGAAAAGGTTCTGATAGTCTCAATATGTTGTACCGCTTTCTTCTGAAACAAGGTTTTCCTGTTAAGATGCGGCACAAATCAGATGTTAGTGAGGTCATAATAAGAGATCAACAAAGCATCGTGGCATTGTTGGTGAAGACAAATCTACATAGAACATCTTTGGAACTGGAGCAGAAAGCCCTTTTACGGGCTCTTAGAGATACAGCAAATAAAATAGTCAACTGTGACGCTGCTAACATACGGAAGAGCTTGGAGGCGGCGCAAAGACAAATAGAAATAGCAAACGAGATCCTGGCCATGAAAAAGTACATCAAAGTACCAGAGTCGTATATTGATTTAGCTGAAAAGAGGATAGCCAATCCTACCGCTACATTGAAAGAATTGGGTCTACTTTTGGAGAGACCTGTGAGCAAAAGTACGATAGAATATAGGTGGAAGAAAATGGAGAAAATGTTAGGGACAGGGCCCAA
The DNA window shown above is from Thermovirga lienii DSM 17291 and carries:
- a CDS encoding protein of unknown function UPF0052 and CofD (PFAM: Uncharacterised protein family UPF0052~TIGRFAM: conserved hypothetical protein, cofD-related~COGs: COG0391 conserved hypothetical protein~InterPro IPR010119: IPR002882~KEGG: aco:Amico_0832 protein of unknown function UPF0052 and CofD~PFAM: protein of unknown function UPF0052 and CofD~SPTR: Putative uncharacterized protein), which encodes MNWWTAFTLGLLAGGVLTFIFFLVFREEQQEEHKKSTSPMARSRERSIMSKAINLRLAQGPRIVAIGGGTGLSTLLSGLKAYTKNITAVVTVTDEGGSSGRLRYEWGMLPPGDIRNCLVALAENHDSIHKILNFRFDRGDLAGHSLGNLILLAVTEMTGDFRLAVEELNNLLAMRGQVLPVTTEAVSIVGQTEEGEILRGELEIAKKGSRLKSIWIEPRGAKAAKGVLEAIDNADLVVLGPGSLFTSVLPNILIDDVALKLRSEETAPKVYVANLMTQPGETEDLSILDHLKWVEKTLGILPEYIVVNEGEMPKNHLERYKKQGSKPLYMDRFQLNQIRRMGTKVIMGDFVHVSEEGTIRHHPQKLAETIIKVAREIREG
- a CDS encoding GTP cyclohydrolase subunit MoaC (PFAM: MoaC family~TIGRFAM: molybdenum cofactor biosynthesis protein MoaC~COGs: COG0315 Molybdenum cofactor biosynthesis enzyme~InterPro IPR002820~KEGG: aco:Amico_0829 molybdenum cofactor biosynthesis protein C~PFAM: molybdopterin cofactor biosynthesis protein MoaC~SPTR: Molybdenum cofactor biosynthesis protein;~TIGRFAM: molybdenum cofactor biosynthesis protein C) translates to MGKNGLTHLDSNDRPQMVDVSKKEETLREAVAEGRVVLPQRILEVIREGKTKKGNVLLIAETAGIMACKKTPELIPLCHSIRLDSASVTCDLDESNSCVVVRCKVVAKEVTGVEMEALTGVSVAALTIYDMCKGIDKGMRIEGIRLLKKSGGKSGIYCVEGTE
- a CDS encoding molybdopterin molybdochelatase (PFAM: Probable molybdopterin binding domain; MoeA N-terminal region (domain I and II); MoeA C-terminal region (domain IV)~TIGRFAM: molybdenum cofactor synthesis domain~COGs: COG0303 Molybdopterin biosynthesis enzyme~InterPro IPR020817: IPR005110: IPR001453: IPR005111~KEGG: aco:Amico_0826 molybdenum cofactor synthesis domain protein~PFAM: MoeA domain protein domain I and II; molybdopterin binding domain; MoeA domain protein domain IV~SPTR: Putative molybdopterin biosynthesis MoeA protein;~TIGRFAM: molybdenum cofactor synthesis domain protein), which translates into the protein MSGFVKEVLPREEALNFVSEILSFPWDVNTYKLDLLSAVGKRLAEDIYANEDYPPFSRSTRDGYAVRAEDTLGSSQGYPSFLTVVGEIPMGAVPNIKVSEGEAALVYTGGAIPEGADAVVMVEHTSVLQNTLEVRKSVQRGENIICKGEDVAKGKLLLKKNSIFDFRSASLLSGLGISKINILDLSVGVVSTGDEVVPEDTPFVEPGKIRDSNSTMIGALLKREGYQVRKYGIALDDLEDLMKLTNKAMDENDVVILSGGSSVSSRDFTIDVMNNIGEPGLVLRGLNISPGKPTLVGGNKNNRKLLIGLPGHPLSCSVVMLTFVLSLLASMIGAEKDTLWQKKIFIPAGKDIYGRSGVEEFIPAVLNGETVYPSMAKSGFISALRSADGLVRLPENRETVRKGEPVEVWLW
- a CDS encoding Sporulation domain-containing protein (PFAM: Sporulation related domain~InterPro IPR007730~KEGG: aco:Amico_0825 sporulation domain protein~PFAM: Sporulation domain-containing protein~SPTR: Putative sporulation related protein), with product MNIRRGRSFKKKKPFFSFGYFLLPVLGLLALGFLILGVRLLFFQPSNEYEIIDDVSDSPVIVEQPREDYPAPETQDNTGNEEEKVITAVPVKVSNYKDTEDTGSMTAPKVSEEAANKQENIVKSTPTNSEEKAKIADTSIHEQRPFWSVQVGAFTVRDSADKLAAELQKSGYDVFVVSAEVGGKKYYRVRVKAGKTKQEAQKIAGKLSSEGYPTFIAYEK
- a CDS encoding molybdenum cofactor synthesis domain protein (PFAM: Probable molybdopterin binding domain~TIGRFAM: molybdenum cofactor synthesis domain~COGs: COG0521 Molybdopterin biosynthesis protein~InterPro IPR008284: IPR020817: IPR001453~KEGG: tai:Taci_0884 molybdenum cofactor synthesis domain protein~PFAM: molybdopterin binding domain~SPTR: Molybdenum cofactor synthesis domain protein;~TIGRFAM: molybdenum cofactor synthesis domain protein), with the translated sequence MKKKILGLSFSSDKSSLPMVLIHTQKSGGTLVNGKKAKIVVAPPQHKLHEACKENSLVIKLPDNVFPLRENDFISFNKGGVLLRVSEGNGTCCVCEVAKEGFLLVSESFEKWEPVNVAVLTVSDKGSRGEREDTSGPALGEAVVDIGGILQDRAIVPDEPKDILKVLRSWISRGYELILITGGTGLSPRDVTPESLADLEGKDVPGIGEYMRWRTSYYTLRSILSRCMAKVVERSLIIALPGSRKAALECFFAVSPVIRHAIEIVTGKATECAHNHK
- a CDS encoding protein of unknown function DUF199 (PFAM: Sporulation Regulator WhiA C terminal domain~TIGRFAM: conserved hypothetical protein~COGs: COG1481 conserved hypothetical protein~InterPro IPR003802~KEGG: aco:Amico_0833 protein of unknown function DUF199~PFAM: protein of unknown function DUF199~SPTR: Putative uncharacterized protein), with amino-acid sequence MEKIKDILWDEWIQRPTTREDATEEIKGIVSGMTCKPDGRNVICQSGRLWVFGRLRKIWNLSDWAKVVDLSSILVIPRDFKGKVLLRFPPVLFKKITGLGDSNPTWSWISGFLGVCASFYLPRTGYYLVFRGHQGKGSDSLNMLYRFLLKQGFPVKMRHKSDVSEVIIRDQQSIVALLVKTNLHRTSLELEQKALLRALRDTANKIVNCDAANIRKSLEAAQRQIEIANEILAMKKYIKVPESYIDLAEKRIANPTATLKELGLLLERPVSKSTIEYRWKKMEKMLGTGPKKIAKGDGQNVLR
- a CDS encoding molybdenum cofactor biosynthesis protein A (PFAM: Molybdenum Cofactor Synthesis C; Radical SAM superfamily~TIGRFAM: molybdenum cofactor biosynthesis protein A, bacterial~COGs: COG2896 Molybdenum cofactor biosynthesis protein~InterProIPR000385: IPR006638: IPR013483: IPR007197: IPR 010505~KEGG: tai:Taci_0882 molybdenum cofactor biosynthesis protein A~PFAM: Radical SAM domain protein; molybdenum cofactor synthesis domain protein~SMART: Elongator protein 3/MiaB/NifB~SPTR: Molybdenum cofactor biosynthesis protein A;~TIGRFAM: molybdenum cofactor biosynthesis protein A), yielding MNDSYGRELNYLRVSVTDRCNFRCLYCMPEEGVHFIPHENIVTYEDIDFLLGVLIPMGIRKVRFTGGEPLVRRGFLGFLKDLKRNRPQLKIALTTNGSLVRLFAEELGAVGLSGLNVSLDTIDKEKFKTVTRTDEFENVMEGIDIIGKKLNIPLKINTVAIKGFNDDEIENLIDFAREKNAVIRFIEFMPLDCSVWSKDNFLSADDILACLPGGAGTWEKEDVSASHGTDGPAVYYRNVHTNQRVGIIAAVSSHFCDKCNRLRVTANGELRTCLFAEKGQDILPLLRARNEEALREAVISSVRMKPKGWQFLPETQKHMWQIGG
- a CDS encoding hypothetical protein (PFAM: P-loop ATPase protein family~COGs: COG1660 P-loop-containing kinase~InterPro IPR005337~KEGG: aco:Amico_0831 hypothetical protein~SPTR: ATP-binding protein); this encodes MHTKKVQKCIIITGMSGGGKSTVLHLLEDNGMYAIDNIPPSLLPQLMMVLSKHEAAIKNGVVAVIDIRGDNLLGDLFHAIEFLRKEGTDVTLLFLEASDEVLLRRYEMTRRKHPLGENSSILDAIRRERKKITPILENADVILDTSNLKLTELKEKLFECLSIEKEPFKILLYSFGFKYGVPLDCDFLFDVRFLPNPYYDEYLRPLSGKDERVKSFLIAFKEVEEFLEYMISMLEYVLPLYRNTCKQQINMAVGCTGGRHRSVAVVDWLFEHFSKSYEGIMVHHRDIEKEQESWG
- a CDS encoding molybdenum cofactor synthesis domain protein (PFAM: Probable molybdopterin binding domain; MoeA N-terminal region (domain I and II)~TIGRFAM: molybdenum cofactor synthesis domain~COGs: COG0303 Molybdopterin biosynthesis enzyme~InterPro IPR020817: IPR005110: IPR001453~KEGG: aco:Amico_0827 molybdenum cofactor synthesis domain protein~PFAM: MoeA domain protein domain I and II; molybdopterin binding domain~SPTR: Molybdopterin biosynthesis enzyme, MoeA;~TIGRFAM: molybdenum cofactor synthesis domain protein), whose protein sequence is MVAKYKEHISLKEVASILKENLTPLSKRVRLSTTDTNSSLVGKVLMEDVYAERNIPHYPASAVDGYAICSSDTSYANPASPVEIPEGKFLWVNTGAFVPERFDAVVMVEDTSVEGDSLYVFNAVSKGANIRPIGEDVSKGRIIGRKGELLTPFHKALFAAAGVEEVEVRAPIKTCFIPTGNEIVDIRETNTKQLAPGKVPETNSLLLSELFQTWGFHLDVLPLIPDDPELLKGSIKQAVEEYDLVLVGAGTAKGKRDYSAEVLAEQGKMLFRWLRMKPGRPVMMAVVKDKPVIALPGFPVSTLVASWTVVFPTLQILKRGDISESYLSEAVKTAKQVKTELAEHYSTRQGISEWLRVQCGEVNGKTYSWVTSSGASSMMPLTEADGFSLVGEEVLELPKGSSIEVWVVKENDWINRAVYQGSNDPGIEHLVGYVRDRGGDLIIRSVGSLGGVTALARGECHMAACHLLDPKTGEYNTSYIKRFDINDEWDRILLYRRLQGLIVKKGNPKRIVDVADLTREDVVVVNRQPGSGTRVLLDYLLSQTEIDPKQIRGYDNIAVTHFDAASKVAYGNADVVVGIKAVADALDLDFIPLVEEPFEVIIPRAFLDHPGVKAFRDAITDKVWKETIIKLGGYKLEQ